Proteins co-encoded in one Candida albicans SC5314 chromosome 3, complete sequence genomic window:
- a CDS encoding ditrans,polycis-polyprenyl diphosphate synthase (Putative prenyltransferase; essential gene in S. cerevisiae; Spider biofilm induced), with translation MNVTSPKISENVRLRNNGNTQLKNITCDMNNNDNESNEDSETKAPPNSYRIYNIFSIILALFRSLIKTTSKTTNSVFQMSMFYINHFILLSLFFMIAIYKNFQYLYRRVYLKYLAVTYYPSKSPQVIREDINKLEKIPKIVSCILDLQDDEDENGGKDGLINSISELTAWSMSAGLTKLIIYEFTGALIENSGCIVDLRKYITKTLVLYFGTEAIPTFSIRIPHKNLIIYSDNHIDGNAVDLEIDLISRIDGKPTLVELTKTMSELAVNRELSIRDITIDLIDEELHELVGPEPDLLISFAPSLNLEDYPPWHIRLSEIYWEPDNKDVNYAVFLRGLQQFSNCKINIGK, from the coding sequence ATGAATGTAACTTCACCCAAGATATCTGAAAATGTTCGATTACGTAACAATGGAAATACTCAATTAAAGAACATAACTTGTGATATGAATAATAACGAcaatgaatcaaatgaaGATTCGGAGACCAAAGCACCACCAAATTCTTATCGGATATATAACATCTTTAGTATAATTTTGGCGTTATTCCGTAGTTTAATCAAAACTACTAGTAAGACCACTAATTCAGTGTTTCAAATGTCGATGTTTTATATTAATCATTTTATCCTACTAAGTTTATTCTTTATGATTGCCATATATAAGAATTTCCAATATCTTTATCGTCGTGtatatttaaaatatttggcAGTAACTTATTATCCAAGCAAGTCACCACAAGTGATTAGGGAGGacattaataaattggaaaagATCCCGAAAATTGTTAGTTGTATATTAGATTTACAGGATGACGAAGATGAAAATGGTGGTAAAGATGgattaatcaattcaattagtGAGTTGACAGCATGGTCAATGAGTGCTGGGTTAaccaaattgattatttacgAATTCACTGGAGCTTTAATAGAAAACAGTGGTtgtattgttgatttacGTAAGTACATTACGAAAACATTGGTGTTATATTTTGGAACAGAGGCAATTCCAACATTTTCCATTAGAATCCCTCATAAGAATTTGATCATCTATAGTGACAATCATATTGATGGCAATGCAGTTGACTTAGagattgatttgattagtCGTATTGATGGGAAGCCAACATTGGTAGAATTGACTAAAACCATGAGTGAGTTAGCTGTCAATCGAGAATTACTGATAAGAGATATTACTATTGActtaattgatgaagaattacaTGAATTAGTGGGACCAGAACCCGATCTATTGATTAGCTTTGCCCCATCATTGAATTTGGAAGATTATCCACCATGGCATATTAGATTGAGTGAAATATATTGGGAGCCAGATAATAAGGATGTTAATTATGCAGTATTTCTTCGGGGTTTGCAacaattttccaattgtaAAATCAATATAGGGAAATAA